The following proteins are co-located in the Diorhabda carinulata isolate Delta chromosome 4, icDioCari1.1, whole genome shotgun sequence genome:
- the LOC130892785 gene encoding uncharacterized protein LOC130892785: MVRIRGLTRTTRIVALCSFANFINSADRVIMPIAMVQMTDIFHWTLHTQGWILSAFAFGYFTSQLLGSFWATQVGAKNVLICSVLLWSIATFMTPFLAGSIISLLACRIILGFAEGLGLPTIFHLFAHTIPVEERSRAFSYLLASGSVGQTVASVVCPHLSWEACFYWFGSLGFLWILLWYCFYPEDAYSTEDSLPLHMPKVISHTIRWADFIFSKPLWAIYTAHFAMNWSSYIIMQWLPTYLSRYLGANAHSLSLTAVPYIINSIFGVISGHIADGLLGNKNWSVLNVRRLMTSIGLIGPALFLAIFCVVDHLAFALILVSISMGLSASNSAGHLSNHVDIAPNYAGTTFAISNTIATIPGILCGPVTASLVTYSNGKWMSVFLGATFINLTGAFIYFTNSVATQVL, translated from the exons atggtGAGAATACGGGGACTAACGAGAACCACTAGGATAGTAGCTCTTTGCAGCTTTGCAAATTTCATTAATAGCGCCGATAGGGTAATAATGCCCATAGCAATGGTGCAAATGACTGATATTTTTCACTGGACGTTACATACTCAAGGTTGGATTTTGTCAGCATTTGCATTTGGTTATTTTACTAGTCAGTTACTAG gaAGTTTCTGGGCCACCCAAGTAGGTGCTAAGAATGTATTAATATGCAGTGTCTTACTTTGGAGCATCGCAACATTTATGACCCCGTTTTTAGCAGGCAGTATAATATCTTTATTGGCTTGTAGAATCATACTGGGATTTGCAGAAGGTTTAG GTCTCCCAACTATATTCCATTTATTTGCTCATACTATACCAGTAGAAGAAAGATCAAGGGCATTTTCTTACTTACTAGCTTCTGGATCTGTGGGACAAACTGTTGCTTCGGTGGTGTGTCCACATTTATCATGGGAAGCATGCTTTTATTGGTTTGGTTCACTCGGTTTCCTGTGGATTCTCCTTTGGTACTGTTTTTATCCGGAAGACGCATACAGTACGGAAGACTCTCTACCTTTACACATGCCAAAGGTTATATCCCATACAATTAGATGGGCTGATTTTATATTTAGTAAACCATTATGGGCTATATATACCGCACATTTTGCAATGAATTGGTCCTCTTATATCATCATGCAATGGCTACCAACATATTTATCTCGATATTTAGGTGCTAATGCTCATAGTTTAAGTTTGACTGCCGTACCTTATATTATAAACTCCATATTCGGTGTGATAAGTGGACATATAGCCGATGGTCTGCTAGGTAATAAAAATTGGTCTGTTTTAAACGTAAGAAGACTCATGACAAGTATAGGATTGATAGGACCAGCGttatttttggcaattttttgtGTAGTGGACCATTTGGCGTTTGCTCTTATTCTTGTCAGTATATCGATGGGATTGTCCGCAAGTAATTCAGCCGGGCATTTGAGTAACCACGTGGATATCGCACCTAATTATGCGGGAACTACTTTTGCTATAAGTAATACAATTGCAACTATTCCCGGGATTCTATGCGGGCCAGTTACCGCTAGTTTAGTGACGTATTCGAATGGAAAGTGGATGTCTGTATTCCTTGGTGCTACGTTCATCAATCTTACCGGtgcttttatatattttacaaatagtGTTGCCACTCAGGTACTTTAA